Proteins encoded in a region of the Pseudomonas putida genome:
- the exbD gene encoding TonB system transport protein ExbD: MGLHLNEGGDDLAENHEINVTPFIDVMLVLLIIFMVAAPLATVDIKVDLPASTAKPAPRPEKPVFVSVKADQKLYVGDDQVAAPEQLGPMLDAKTKGDKETTIFFQADKGVDYGDLMEVMNNMRAAGYLKVGLVGLETAAKK, translated from the coding sequence ATGGGCCTGCATCTCAACGAAGGTGGCGACGACCTCGCCGAAAACCACGAAATCAACGTTACGCCGTTCATCGACGTAATGCTGGTGCTGCTGATCATCTTCATGGTCGCAGCCCCCTTGGCCACGGTCGACATCAAGGTCGACCTGCCAGCCTCGACCGCCAAACCGGCGCCGAGGCCCGAGAAGCCGGTGTTCGTCAGCGTCAAGGCCGACCAGAAGCTGTACGTCGGCGACGATCAGGTTGCTGCGCCCGAACAGCTTGGCCCGATGCTCGACGCCAAGACCAAGGGTGACAAGGAAACCACCATCTTCTTCCAGGCCGACAAAGGCGTGGATTACGGTGACCTGATGGAAGTGATGAACAACATGCGCGCGGCCGGCTACCTCAAGGTCGGTCTGGTAGGTCTCGAGACGGCAGCCAAGAAATGA
- the rpoZ gene encoding DNA-directed RNA polymerase subunit omega, whose product MARVTVEDCLEHVDNRFELVMLSTKRARQLATGGKEPRVAWENDKPTVVALREIAEGIVTNEFIAAEEIVTEDPVFAAFEDENNEAV is encoded by the coding sequence ATGGCCCGCGTAACTGTTGAAGACTGCCTGGAACACGTGGATAACCGCTTCGAGCTGGTCATGCTCTCGACCAAGCGCGCTCGCCAGCTGGCGACCGGCGGCAAAGAGCCACGCGTTGCGTGGGAAAACGACAAGCCGACCGTTGTTGCCCTGCGCGAAATCGCCGAAGGCATCGTCACCAACGAATTCATCGCCGCTGAAGAGATCGTCACCGAGGATCCGGTGTTCGCCGCGTTCGAGGACGAGAACAACGAGGCTGTCTGA
- a CDS encoding energy transducer TonB, producing the protein MTKTRSNMARYGGSLAIVLGVHVVAVLLTLNWSVPQAIELPPAAMMVELAPLPEPAPPPPPKAAPQPPAPVEELPLPKLVEAPKPKIAVHKPPKPKAKPQPPKPEKKPEPPKEAPPTEQTVDAPPSNTPPQKSAAPAPSIASNSNALPTWQSDLLRHLAKYKRYPEDARRRGLQGINRLRFVVDAEGKVVSYSMAGGSGSAALDRATLEMIRRAGTVPKPPPELLNNGTIEVVAPFVYSLDRR; encoded by the coding sequence ATGACGAAAACGCGCTCGAACATGGCGCGCTACGGTGGCAGCCTGGCGATCGTGCTGGGCGTGCACGTGGTCGCCGTGCTGCTGACGCTCAACTGGTCGGTGCCCCAGGCCATCGAACTGCCCCCGGCAGCGATGATGGTCGAACTGGCACCGCTACCGGAGCCTGCGCCACCACCACCACCGAAAGCGGCTCCACAGCCACCGGCACCGGTCGAAGAACTGCCATTGCCGAAGCTGGTGGAAGCGCCCAAGCCCAAGATCGCCGTCCACAAGCCGCCCAAGCCGAAGGCCAAGCCACAGCCGCCCAAGCCCGAGAAAAAGCCTGAGCCGCCGAAGGAAGCGCCGCCAACCGAGCAAACGGTAGACGCACCGCCCAGCAACACGCCACCGCAGAAGTCCGCGGCACCGGCACCGAGCATTGCGTCCAACAGCAACGCCCTGCCCACCTGGCAGAGCGACCTGCTGCGCCACCTGGCCAAATACAAGCGTTACCCGGAAGACGCGCGCCGTCGCGGCCTGCAAGGCATCAACCGCCTGCGCTTCGTGGTCGACGCCGAAGGCAAGGTGGTGTCGTACTCCATGGCCGGTGGTTCGGGCAGCGCCGCACTGGACCGGGCGACCCTGGAAATGATCCGTCGGGCCGGCACGGTACCCAAGCCGCCACCCGAGTTGCTGAACAATGGCACGATCGAAGTCGTGGCACCGTTCGTCTACTCACTGGACCGCCGCTGA
- the exbB gene encoding tonB-system energizer ExbB: MTRTQPSASPTPSRAWRAIAALTLSLVLAPVAMADEPTANAATPAAASAPAAPAAPAVEGQAPAGQAQAAAPADSQVLVDPATDTLVEDTSLGMAHDLSPWGMYKNADIVVKIVMIGLAIASIITWTIWIAKGFELMGAKRRLRGEIAQLKKSTTLKEASEVSNKEGTLAHTLVHDALEEMRLSANAREKEGIKERVSFRLERLVHASGRTMSSGTGVLATIGSTAPFVGLFGTVWGIMNSFIGIAKTQTTNLAVVAPGIAEALLATALGLVAAIPAVVIYNVFARSIAGYKAQVSDASAQVLLLVSRDLDHQGSERAAPHMVKVG; this comes from the coding sequence ATGACACGTACTCAACCTTCCGCTTCGCCAACCCCGTCGCGCGCCTGGCGCGCCATCGCCGCGCTGACGCTCAGCCTGGTGCTGGCCCCGGTGGCCATGGCCGATGAGCCAACTGCCAATGCCGCCACGCCTGCCGCTGCCTCTGCTCCGGCCGCTCCGGCAGCACCTGCCGTGGAAGGCCAGGCACCTGCAGGCCAAGCGCAAGCTGCCGCCCCGGCAGATTCGCAGGTACTGGTCGACCCCGCCACCGATACACTGGTTGAAGACACCTCGCTGGGCATGGCGCACGACCTGTCCCCTTGGGGCATGTACAAGAACGCCGACATCGTGGTGAAGATCGTCATGATCGGCCTGGCCATCGCCTCCATCATCACTTGGACCATCTGGATCGCCAAAGGCTTCGAGCTGATGGGCGCCAAACGTCGCCTGCGGGGTGAAATTGCCCAGCTGAAGAAATCCACCACCCTTAAAGAAGCCAGCGAAGTCTCCAACAAGGAAGGCACCCTGGCCCACACGCTGGTCCACGATGCCCTCGAAGAAATGCGTCTGTCGGCCAACGCCCGTGAAAAAGAGGGTATCAAGGAACGCGTCAGCTTCCGCCTGGAGCGCTTGGTGCATGCCAGCGGCCGCACCATGAGCAGCGGCACCGGCGTCCTGGCCACCATCGGCTCCACCGCGCCGTTCGTCGGTCTGTTCGGTACCGTATGGGGCATCATGAACAGCTTCATCGGCATCGCCAAGACCCAGACCACCAACCTGGCCGTGGTTGCCCCAGGTATCGCCGAAGCCCTGCTGGCCACCGCCCTGGGTCTGGTCGCGGCAATCCCGGCTGTGGTCATCTACAACGTCTTCGCCCGCTCCATTGCCGGCTACAAGGCCCAGGTGTCCGACGCCTCCGCACAGGTACTGCTGCTGGTCAGCCGTGACCTGGACCACCAGGGCAGCGAGCGCGCTGCCCCGCACATGGTGAAAGTGGGGTAA
- the spoT gene encoding bifunctional GTP diphosphokinase/guanosine-3',5'-bis pyrophosphate 3'-pyrophosphohydrolase: MPGIEALAERLSTYLGPEQVNLVRRAYFYAEQAHDGQRRRSGEPYVTHPLAVASILADMHMDHQSLMAAMLHDVIEDTGIAKEALSQQFGETVAELVDGVSKLTQMNFETKAEAQAENFQKMAMAMARDIRVILVKLADRLHNMRTLEVLSGEKRRRIAKETLEIYAPIANRLGMHTVRVEFEDLGFKAMHPMRSSLIHRAVKSARGNRKEIVAKIEHSLANCLAADGIEGEVSGRQKHLYGIYKKMRGKRRAFNEIMDVYAFRIIVDKVDTCYRVLGAVHNLYKPLPGRFKDYIAIPKANGYQSLHTTLFGMHGVPIEIQIRTREMEEMANNGIAAHWLYKSNDDEQPKGSHARARQWVKGILELQQRAGNSLEFIESVKIDLFPDEVYVFTPKGRIMELPKGSTAVDFAYAVHTDVGNSCIACRINRRLAPLSEPLQSGSTVEIVSAPGARPNPAWLNFVVTGKARTHIRHALKQQRRSESISLGERLLNKVLTGFDSSLEKIPQERIQAILAEYRLELIEDLLEDIGLGNRMAYVVARRLLSAEGEQLPAPEGPLAIRGTEGLVLSYAKCCTPIPGDPIVGHLSAGKGMVVHLENCRNISEIRHNPEKCVQLSWAKDITGEFNVELRVELEHQRGLIALLASSVNAADGNIEKISMDERDGRISVVQLVVSVHDRVHLARVIKKLRTLTGVVRITRMRT, translated from the coding sequence ATGCCGGGTATAGAAGCCTTGGCCGAACGGCTGTCGACCTATCTTGGCCCCGAACAGGTCAACCTGGTCCGGCGCGCCTATTTCTATGCCGAACAGGCCCACGATGGGCAGCGCCGCCGCAGTGGCGAGCCCTACGTGACGCATCCGCTGGCCGTGGCCAGCATCCTCGCCGACATGCACATGGACCATCAGAGCCTGATGGCGGCCATGCTGCACGATGTGATCGAAGACACCGGCATCGCCAAGGAAGCCCTCAGCCAGCAGTTTGGCGAGACCGTGGCCGAGCTGGTCGATGGGGTCAGCAAGCTGACCCAGATGAACTTCGAGACCAAGGCCGAGGCGCAGGCCGAGAACTTCCAGAAGATGGCCATGGCCATGGCTCGCGATATCCGCGTGATCCTGGTCAAGCTGGCCGACCGCCTGCATAACATGCGCACCCTGGAAGTGCTGTCCGGCGAAAAGCGTCGGCGCATCGCCAAGGAAACCCTCGAAATCTACGCCCCCATCGCCAATCGCCTGGGGATGCACACCGTGCGCGTGGAGTTCGAAGACCTCGGTTTCAAGGCCATGCACCCGATGCGCTCGTCGCTGATTCACCGAGCGGTGAAAAGCGCACGCGGCAACCGTAAAGAGATCGTCGCCAAGATCGAGCACTCGCTGGCCAACTGCCTGGCCGCCGATGGTATCGAGGGCGAGGTCAGCGGCCGGCAGAAACACCTCTATGGCATCTACAAGAAGATGCGCGGCAAGCGCCGTGCCTTCAACGAGATCATGGACGTGTATGCCTTCCGCATCATCGTCGACAAGGTCGATACCTGCTACCGCGTGCTTGGCGCCGTGCACAACTTGTACAAGCCGCTGCCCGGTCGCTTCAAGGATTACATCGCGATCCCCAAGGCCAACGGCTACCAGTCGTTGCACACCACGCTGTTCGGCATGCACGGCGTGCCCATCGAAATCCAGATCCGCACCCGCGAGATGGAAGAGATGGCCAACAATGGCATCGCCGCGCACTGGCTGTACAAGTCCAACGACGACGAACAGCCCAAGGGCAGCCACGCCCGCGCGCGTCAGTGGGTCAAAGGCATCCTCGAGCTGCAGCAACGTGCCGGCAACTCGCTGGAATTCATCGAGAGCGTGAAGATCGACCTGTTCCCGGACGAGGTCTACGTGTTCACGCCCAAGGGCCGCATCATGGAGCTGCCCAAAGGCTCCACGGCCGTCGACTTCGCCTACGCGGTGCACACCGACGTCGGCAACAGCTGCATCGCCTGCCGCATCAACCGTCGCCTGGCGCCGCTGTCCGAACCGCTGCAAAGCGGCTCGACAGTGGAAATCGTCAGTGCCCCGGGCGCCCGACCGAACCCGGCCTGGCTCAACTTCGTGGTCACCGGCAAGGCGCGCACGCACATCCGCCACGCGCTCAAGCAGCAGCGCCGCTCCGAGTCCATCAGCCTGGGCGAGCGCCTGCTGAACAAGGTCCTCACCGGCTTCGACAGCAGCCTGGAAAAAATCCCCCAGGAGCGCATTCAAGCGATTCTGGCCGAGTACCGCCTGGAGCTGATCGAAGACCTGCTCGAGGACATCGGCCTGGGCAACCGCATGGCCTACGTGGTCGCCCGTCGCCTGCTGTCGGCCGAAGGCGAACAGCTGCCGGCGCCGGAAGGCCCGCTGGCGATCCGCGGTACCGAAGGCCTGGTGCTGAGCTACGCCAAGTGCTGCACACCGATCCCAGGTGACCCGATCGTCGGCCACCTGTCGGCAGGCAAGGGCATGGTCGTGCACCTGGAAAACTGCCGCAACATCAGTGAAATCCGCCATAACCCGGAAAAGTGCGTACAGCTCTCCTGGGCCAAGGACATCACCGGCGAGTTCAATGTCGAACTGCGTGTCGAACTGGAACACCAGCGCGGCCTGATCGCCCTGCTGGCCAGCAGTGTCAACGCCGCCGACGGCAACATCGAGAAAATCAGCATGGACGAACGCGACGGCCGTATCAGCGTGGTCCAACTGGTGGTCAGCGTGCACGACCGCGTGCACCTGGCGCGTGTGATCAAGAAGCTGCGTACCCTGACCGGTGTGGTCCGCATCACCCGCATGCGTACGTAG
- a CDS encoding RidA family protein, producing the protein MSKTVITSDKAPAAIGTYSQAIKAGNTVYMSGQIPLDPKTMELVEGFEAQTVQVFENLKAVAEAAGGSFKDIVKLNIFLTDLSHFAKVNEVMGRYFEQPYPARAAIGVAALPKGSQVEMDAILVIE; encoded by the coding sequence ATGAGCAAGACCGTCATCACCAGCGACAAGGCCCCAGCCGCCATCGGTACCTACTCGCAAGCGATCAAGGCCGGCAACACCGTGTACATGTCGGGCCAGATCCCGCTGGACCCGAAGACCATGGAACTGGTCGAAGGCTTCGAAGCCCAGACCGTGCAAGTGTTCGAGAACCTCAAGGCCGTGGCTGAAGCCGCTGGTGGTTCGTTCAAGGACATCGTCAAGCTGAACATCTTCCTCACCGACCTGAGCCACTTCGCCAAGGTCAACGAGGTGATGGGCCGCTACTTCGAACAGCCCTACCCAGCCCGCGCCGCCATCGGCGTAGCCGCGCTGCCGAAAGGCTCCCAGGTCGAAATGGACGCCATCCTGGTCATCGAATGA